The proteins below come from a single Candidatus Alcyoniella australis genomic window:
- a CDS encoding sugar phosphate isomerase/epimerase family protein codes for MKPSVSTHLFAMNELERGQLEAMRGQGFERVEIWGMAPHFDARDDARVELLDAWLSEMDMVAATYHAPFYNRFGSPDFKLYSLATEDQALLRESIDATRRAIEVAGFLGSDLVVVHGPGGVDDSGPECVRHFIESLAELSQVAQRVGVRIGVENVITDESRAERLVELIEDLGAGNVGLCLDLGHLNVEQDLLSGLEAGSDLLLSVHISDNHGERDEHLIPGRGNIDWGEASDKLGSMPRLAHMVLEVMSHNAGAPVEDPLVQQSLQALEQCWRRFFTETK; via the coding sequence TTGAAACCTTCTGTCAGTACCCATCTGTTCGCCATGAACGAACTCGAACGCGGCCAGCTTGAGGCCATGCGCGGCCAAGGCTTTGAGCGCGTGGAGATCTGGGGCATGGCCCCACACTTCGACGCGCGTGACGACGCGCGGGTCGAGCTGCTCGACGCCTGGCTTTCCGAGATGGACATGGTAGCCGCTACCTATCATGCGCCGTTCTACAACCGTTTCGGCAGCCCGGATTTCAAGCTCTACTCTTTGGCCACCGAGGACCAGGCTCTGTTGCGAGAGTCCATCGACGCCACCCGCAGGGCGATCGAGGTCGCGGGCTTTCTGGGCAGCGACCTGGTGGTCGTACACGGCCCCGGAGGCGTCGACGACAGCGGCCCGGAATGCGTGCGGCACTTTATCGAATCACTCGCCGAGCTCTCGCAGGTTGCACAACGCGTGGGCGTGCGCATCGGCGTGGAAAACGTCATCACCGACGAGAGCCGGGCCGAACGGCTGGTGGAGCTGATCGAGGACCTGGGCGCGGGTAACGTCGGCCTGTGTCTGGACTTGGGACACCTCAACGTGGAGCAGGATCTATTGTCTGGACTCGAGGCGGGATCCGATCTGCTGCTCTCGGTGCACATCTCGGACAACCACGGTGAGCGCGACGAGCACCTGATCCCAGGCCGCGGGAATATCGACTGGGGTGAGGCAAGCGATAAGCTTGGTTCCATGCCGCGGCTGGCCCACATGGTGCTCGAGGTGATGTCGCACAACGCCGGCGCGCCGGTAGAGGATCCGCTGGTGCAACAAAGTCTGCAAGCACTCGAACAATGCTGGCGGCGCTTTTTCACGGAGACGAAATGA
- a CDS encoding YncE family protein yields MGSRIWLGPDSAVAQWLVDWFYNSPDAQFVMTFLMIFALLAIGVLLVFAIPLRLIVALLSSKPDRYSRAGRFIALVLSLMLGGLFVLGWRENLLASGVWPYLLPTVLAIAACAAIVNARFKGLRLLAGSLIPAALAVALTCALGYALGNGVLWPRLAGLALCTAVLTFLGAFKLSWRRSLSLLLSTAALFALGASAVKPSCTLDPLSAQMPPGARWEVLTELPAYGMALSADGRLLYYSLKHRTMPGLYRIDRQNGEIENYQPEVGSWIVRLEVNPIDGLVYSNGNPTPLVFSQQPLSIVRMFNLPDSFSGRRYNHILLDPEGGRLYASARMPGTIVGCNLDDFESFVSRTYENQLVAPASMAWGPDRTSLYVVENRRGYFPGFHIAEIDPETLEIRRRALIGPYNYGLAIDPQRNIAYVGQLLNGLVSIDLETLQIINVFRHSGIREVAFDPITDRVYAADFFNGRTYALDPDSLEKIGELRCGCETRGLLPDGQGNLLISSRYGVLFAPADAFE; encoded by the coding sequence ATGGGCAGCCGAATCTGGCTCGGACCTGACAGCGCCGTGGCGCAGTGGCTCGTTGATTGGTTCTACAACAGCCCTGACGCGCAGTTCGTGATGACCTTCCTGATGATCTTCGCGCTGTTGGCCATCGGCGTGCTGTTGGTGTTCGCCATACCCCTGCGGCTGATCGTCGCGCTGCTCTCGAGCAAGCCTGATCGCTACTCCCGCGCCGGCCGCTTCATTGCGCTGGTGCTCAGCCTGATGCTGGGCGGCCTGTTCGTGCTCGGCTGGCGCGAGAACCTGCTGGCCAGCGGCGTCTGGCCCTATCTGCTGCCCACGGTCCTGGCCATTGCGGCCTGCGCAGCAATCGTCAACGCTCGATTCAAGGGTCTGCGGCTGCTTGCCGGCTCGCTGATCCCCGCGGCCTTGGCGGTTGCGTTGACCTGCGCCCTGGGCTATGCGCTGGGCAACGGTGTGCTGTGGCCGCGCCTGGCCGGCCTGGCGCTGTGTACTGCGGTGCTGACCTTTCTGGGCGCGTTCAAACTATCCTGGCGCAGATCGCTGTCGCTGCTGCTGAGCACGGCTGCGCTGTTTGCGCTTGGCGCCAGCGCGGTCAAACCCTCGTGCACTCTTGACCCGCTTTCAGCCCAGATGCCGCCGGGCGCGCGCTGGGAGGTGTTGACCGAGCTTCCGGCCTACGGCATGGCGCTATCGGCTGATGGACGCCTGCTCTATTACTCGCTCAAGCACCGCACAATGCCCGGGCTGTACCGCATCGATCGTCAAAACGGCGAGATCGAAAACTACCAGCCCGAGGTCGGCTCGTGGATCGTACGGCTCGAGGTCAACCCGATCGACGGCCTGGTCTATTCCAACGGCAATCCCACGCCGCTGGTTTTCAGCCAGCAACCACTGTCGATAGTACGCATGTTCAACCTGCCCGACAGTTTCAGCGGGCGGCGCTACAACCACATCCTGCTCGATCCCGAGGGCGGCAGGCTCTACGCCAGCGCGCGCATGCCCGGCACGATCGTAGGCTGCAATCTTGATGACTTCGAGTCGTTCGTCTCGCGCACCTACGAAAATCAGCTCGTGGCGCCGGCCTCCATGGCCTGGGGCCCGGACCGCACAAGCCTCTACGTTGTGGAGAACCGCCGCGGCTACTTCCCCGGATTTCATATCGCCGAGATCGACCCCGAGACCCTCGAGATCCGACGCCGGGCCTTAATCGGCCCCTACAACTACGGCCTAGCCATCGACCCGCAACGCAATATCGCCTATGTCGGACAGCTGCTCAACGGCCTGGTGTCCATCGACCTGGAAACGCTGCAAATAATCAACGTCTTCCGCCACAGCGGGATTCGCGAGGTGGCCTTCGACCCGATCACCGACCGGGTCTACGCGGCCGACTTCTTCAACGGACGGACTTACGCCCTGGATCCGGACAGTCTGGAGAAAATCGGCGAGCTGCGTTGCGGTTGCGAAACACGCGGATTGCTGCCCGACGGCCAGGGCAATCTACTGATCAGCTCGCGCTATGGAGTGCTCTTTGCCCCAGCCGACGCGTTCGAGTAA